The stretch of DNA gctcgattttatacacctgtcagcaacctgtgtggctgaaatagccgaatccactaatttgaaggggtgtccacatacctttggccatgtagtgtatgtacgtgtgtgttttgCCATAGGTGTTGTCCGTATCCTAGTGGCCACTGACCTGGCCTCCCGAGGGCTGGACGTCACAGACATCACACACGTCTTCAACTTTGACTTCCCACGCAACATTGAAGAGTATGTGCATCGCGTGGGTCGCACGGGCCGggcagggtgagtgtgtgtgtgtgtgggtctcctTTCTCTACCTGAGCTGTTTCAAGAGATATCAGCATGTTTCTTTACTAATTGtcgaatattttttttctgatgtGTCATTGACAGttacatttttttccctcttCTCATAACTGGTAGACGCTCTGGGGCCTCTATCACCTTGGTAACGAGAGGAGACTGGAGGAAGGCTGCTGACCTGATCCCCATCCTGGAGAGGTCTGGACAGGTACTCTGCTCGCTCTCACACACGAGACAGAATTCACATTGTCTAACAAATGAGACATATTTGGATTGAACCTGAATCCCTGTGTAGGAGGTACCTGATGAGCTGGTGCTCATGGCGGAGAGATACGAGAAGCACAAGCGAGAGAAGGAGATGTACGGccccagaggaggagggggaagaggagtaaGAGACAGGAGAGTCTAACTAAGCCATTACAGGTACACAGGTTAAGCATATGTGTGAAGAGAAGGGCTGATGTGTCAACAATAGTCTAGTCCTTTGGGTTCACAGATGAGACATCTTTGCTATTTATTCCCTTTTATTGAAAAGTAGGATATTTGGCACATACACGTTGCAATTTATTGATATTCAGCTGAAAACACTACTGCCCTCGGGCCTTAAATTCCAATGCATGGCTATTAACAAAGAAACTGCTTTTGGTGGAAAAAGCTGAACAGAAATACAAATGCTGTGGAAAACACAACACGCAGTGTGTTCACATCACATTCTCTCTGTTAGACAGTTTGAGTCCGATAATATGACAGAGTGGTCACACCAATTATAGCTGGTGTTGACGTACTTCGTAGCAAGATTTCCTGAATTGTATTATTTCTAAACCGTTAAAATCCTCACCGACAGCTCATGTTTGCCCCTAGAGTCCAATATCCCTTTGCCAATTGTCAAATCTGTGTTTCTTAATTTTTCAGGAGAGGAAGAAGCAACTTGCAACTTCAGTTCTGGAAACTCCCGCGTTCATCCTTTTTTGTgttacacatttttgttttattgaatAATTCATAGTGTTGTACAGACATTGTTTAAATTACCTTTTTATAATTTGAGTGAGAGCCAACTGCTCTTCTCCATGTATCATCTCTGAGAACACTCAAAACTGTTCTGATCTGAATTAAATCTCAACTTCTGACTCTGCTCTTCAATTCCTCCTGACTATGCCTTTGCTTTTAGAATAGACAACATTATGGGACCACAGCTGTACTCCACTTATGTCTATTGGGGCTCTGGGTGAGTCACTAAGGGTGCAGTGATCGAGGTAGTCCCGACTCACTAGCCGAAGACGRGGAAACCTTTGTTGCGCTGCTCCTCAATGCACTTGGCCAGGATCTGGCAGCTCTTGCGGTCGTGGTCAGAGCCCAGCAGGTTGTGTGTGGGGATGAAGAAGTTGGGGAGCTTGCCGTMTTTCAGGTGGCCCTCAAAGTCCCTCAGCAGCTGCTGGAAGCAGGGTCCCAGCTGCGTCGCCTCCCAGTCACTGTCCTTGGTCCTGGAGCAGCATGCGTGCAGAAGGGTGGTCTTTGCATGGTAGGAACAGAACTTGGACAGACTAGGGTCCTCTGCCTTCAAAAGGCTTAACAGGTGCTTCAGAAGCTTCAGACAGTCCTTCCTGAAGGAAGAAAATGGGCAGCCTCRTGCACACATGATCATACACAATTTATCAAAGTAAATGGGTTTGGTTAATAAATTAAGAAATATACAATTTAAAGGTCTACTATATGGAAAGTACATTTCTCGTTAATGATTCCATGTACTGTAGCTGACAATTTGTCAAGGTTTTGCCAGGGCATTATGACTACAGTATACATTCTAAAGTAGACTTACCTGCAGCAGCGAATTCCGCTGGCCTCGCAACAGGTCTTCTGGGAGCCATGATTTGTTAGGATACTCTTCTCCACATGCGAGAATGAGATGCGCCARGAGTCTATGCATAACATAAGAAAAAACATTTAGGAAACTTGGCAAAAGGCCATACATGCCACGTCTCCTTTCAACCGTGATCGCATGTTTTATGTGTAAATCTTGTTGACCTAATGGTTACCTCTAGCGCAGACCCCTTCCAGTTCCACCGTGCCCTTTCCCTCATACTTCGGAACGAGGTAGTATGACTGTGACTTAAGTTCTTTCTTCACTTTGGTCCCAAGCCAGTTGTCTATTTTGAAGCCTTCTTGGGCGRAAGTGGGCCAGCTCGATTTGACCTGTAGTCCCAGAACAATGTCCAGTGAGATGGGGACAGTTCCCGTCCCGTTTATCGTTAAGGTCACCGCCGGGcaacccttcttcttcttctccaacaACACGTCTTgaaagaagtgaaatgcaaataaatgtttttcaatataCCATTTTTCTACTTATACAACATACAAAGCAATCAATCGTTTATGCATGTGGGAAGCGCGCGCTCTGCAGTCATACACACCTTTCTGTTTCTTCACAAACTTTATCACTTCTTTTCTGAACTCCGAAASCATTCTACTCGCAGATACCGTGTTGTCCTTATTTAGAAAGCGATCCAGAGGGTGTTTTCCCCGTTTAAATACCACGCTATAAAAAGCTCCATCATCCCCAAATGGCTTGAATATCCACCCGCTCGACCAGACAATTAAACATCACGTCAAATTCGTCCGGATTAGACATCTATATTGATCAAGGCATGCAACCGTATTGGGTCACGTTGGTGGTGCACAATTTAATTTCATGACCCACCTTTAGATTTTCGTAGTAACTTCCAGTGTGCAGAACATTTACATCTTTGAAGCATTCTGTACACTTTTTCATGTGGTCACTTATACACTTTACCACGTCATTGACCATTCTTGATGATTCCGATTTATGTGTCCTCTTAATCTTTAATTTATCAAGTGTTGTAAACAGGATCTTATCCTGATGTGAGTCAACAATCCTTGAACCGGTCTCTGGTGGCACAGTTGGCTTTCCCTCAGTGGTGCACTTAGGCTGATTATGCTCCTTGGGTTTCTTTTCCTCAGGAATCTGTTGCGTACAGTATCAGCTCATCGCCCTCGTGTCGCAAACTAGTGAGCCAGAATAAACAAAAGCACATTAACGCCTACC from Salvelinus sp. IW2-2015 linkage group LG25, ASM291031v2, whole genome shotgun sequence encodes:
- the cgasa gene encoding cyclic GMP-AMP synthase, with the translated sequence MXSEFRKEVIKFVKKQKDVLLEKKKKGCPAVTLTINGTGTVPISLDIVLGLQVKSSWPTXAQEGFKIDNWLGTKVKKELKSQSYYLVPKYEGKGTVELEGVCARDSWRISFSHVEKSILTNHGSQKTCCEASGIRCCRKDCLKLLKHLLSLLKAEDPSLSKFCSYHAKTTLLHACCSRTKDSDWEATQLGPCFQQLLRDFEGHLKXGKLPNFFIPTHNLLGSDHDRKSCQILAKCIEEQRNKGFXVFG